The Trichlorobacter lovleyi SZ DNA window TCAGCCTTTATCAGCAAGGGGCCGTATCATTTACGGCCCCTTCTTTGTTGCAAACTAAATCAAAAAATAAGCAATCCCCAAACCGGCTGAGGCAGTTACCAGCAAAAGAGTCCAAATCAGCGTGGAACCTTTGCCTCGGACAATCATCTCAGCCATCACCACCAGCCCTACTCCACCAACGGCCTTTATCAGTACAAACGAGCTAAAAGGCAGTGTGGCAAACAGATAACATCCCGAGATGAGAATCAGAGCGTACCCAACATAAAGAACTTTGTGAGCAAACTTTTTGACACTTTGCTGGTTGGCAAAAGCTGCCGAAAGAAAACTGACGATAACCAGTAGTGCAGAGAAGAAATGGGGCGGTTGGTTGATCAGTGCAAATGAGTTCATAGCCTTTTCCTTTACTTTGTTGTGGTTAGCAAATACGAAGTCTCATGGTTTGAACTCAAAATAAGTCACAAGCCAAGGCTAGTCTGTAGCCGCTGTTACAACGAGGGAAAAAGGGGATGATTTTCAAACGGAGGTAATTTTTCTTCCACCTGTAGCAGGCACTACAGAAGGATGAGAAAAGAAGCAGTAGGCTGCGTTCATCACCTGAGCCCTGTACGTTTCGTCCGGACGTCACCGGATGATACATACAACCTTTTCGCAGGCGCTCAAAACTGAAAGGAAAAGACCATGAACGTAAAAGCTGAAATCAAGACTCAGATCGCTGGTGCCCTGGCTGGTGCCGAGTTCCCTATCGCTTCGCCGGAAGCCTTGCTGAACGCTTTCCCGAATGGCGCTGATACCACCTGTGAGTGTGGTGATGTCAAACTACGCGCCGGTGACGCGGGCAGCGTACTGACCGCATCTGACTTCCCGTTTGAAAGCGCAGAATCTGTTGCAGACACTATTGTCTCTCGCGCCTTTTAAGCATTTAAGCAAAACGGGGGACGGGGCATCAGCGCCCGCGTCCCCCTGTTTTAGTATTTTGCAGGAGGTTAAAACACTAACCAAGAGCCGTCCACGTCACTCCCGGTTAGTGTTTCAACGTCCTGTTAGTGGTATATTTCAAGCATCGATCCTCATACATACGACGTACCAGCTTATTTCGGGTACTGTGGGCAAAGCTTAGTCCTTTAGTCGCAACCCCAGATTTCTTCCAAGGAAACGCGCTTCCTCGATTTTCCCGACCTGCCTGGAAAGATCAGGGATCATGTCTTCGGTGACCTTGGCATTCGGTCCGAACAGCTTCTTAATTGCGCCAACCTTACAGGTTTCACCGTCTCCGCACTTGAAACAACTGGCGGGGCCTTGTGCTGTCACCGTTCCGAGGTGCTGAATCTGGTTGTATTCAAAGAATTTCTCTATGTTTCTGGCGGGTGCTTCAGGGTTGCGTCCGCCGACCGAAACAACCACCCCTAGTTTTCCTGCGATCTCGTCTCCATCTCGGTGGCGAAACTGGTAGAATCTCTCCAGAAAACAGTGGCCCAGACCGCCGATCATGTCGAAGTAGTTGGGCGCACCAACAACCAAGGCGTCAGCGGCAACTATCTTTTGCCGTAGTTCTGCCATATCGTCTTTAATTACGCAGACGTTATCTTTCACGCATCCCAAACACCCAATGCATGGGCCAATCCGTTTTCCACTCAGGGGAATGAACTCAGTTTCGCATTCCGTTGCGCCTAATACTTCCTGGACCAGCCTGTCGGTTGTTTGCCCACGGCGAGGACTTCCCGAGATACCCAGTACTTTCATATTTTTGGCTCCTTCCACCTTTTCTGCACCTTATTCATAGAACAAACCTTTTTTGCGGGTCTTGATGACCGAGAGCGCTGAAGAGAACGAGTGTTTCACCAGAGCAAAAGAGCAGAAAGGCTAAATCAATGTAGTGATGCAGCTCTAAAATTAAAACTAATCGGCTAAGGGATCTTCTCCTTCTTCCCAACCCGCCAGATATTTTTCCAGCAAATGGAAATCTTCCCCCTTGTGTTCGGTCAGGGTCACATACATCTGATCTTTCGTTACTCCCCAATGCTTATTCATAAGCTCCATGAACCCAAGAGTCAGCTCTCGGCGCTGCACCATGGTCCTCCCCTGACGGATATCGGCATTGACCACCGCCACCCCTTTTGCCGGATCTTTGACCCGTCCGATAAACAAGTT harbors:
- a CDS encoding DUF1516 family protein is translated as MNSFALINQPPHFFSALLVIVSFLSAAFANQQSVKKFAHKVLYVGYALILISGCYLFATLPFSSFVLIKAVGGVGLVVMAEMIVRGKGSTLIWTLLLVTASAGLGIAYFLI
- a CDS encoding flavodoxin family protein; the encoded protein is MKVLGISGSPRRGQTTDRLVQEVLGATECETEFIPLSGKRIGPCIGCLGCVKDNVCVIKDDMAELRQKIVAADALVVGAPNYFDMIGGLGHCFLERFYQFRHRDGDEIAGKLGVVVSVGGRNPEAPARNIEKFFEYNQIQHLGTVTAQGPASCFKCGDGETCKVGAIKKLFGPNAKVTEDMIPDLSRQVGKIEEARFLGRNLGLRLKD
- a CDS encoding tautomerase family protein, with amino-acid sequence MPHLQFEINRNLKDEEKISFHGEVQQLFAEVMDTGTDHICISIREYSTHNLFIGRVKDPAKGVAVVNADIRQGRTMVQRRELTLGFMELMNKHWGVTKDQMYVTLTEHKGEDFHLLEKYLAGWEEGEDPLAD
- a CDS encoding MTH865 family protein; amino-acid sequence: MNVKAEIKTQIAGALAGAEFPIASPEALLNAFPNGADTTCECGDVKLRAGDAGSVLTASDFPFESAESVADTIVSRAF